Proteins from a genomic interval of Cyprinus carpio isolate SPL01 chromosome A21, ASM1834038v1, whole genome shotgun sequence:
- the LOC109088897 gene encoding UPF0461 protein C5orf24 homolog isoform X1, which yields MSHLTLSAPESTLPRAHPHFLFQQEIDCTRTAVSRDLYAVSHFLCPGVCQQKMMRQVSSSEYCVDSRPSCLAEDGRLSPSHFDLCPTKFYPSPPPQRSRPMCFAYLPPPAAAVLKPTPCQRQDRHEEPPVSPGPAAAQGSNKSGDSKKKGASGRSGKRGRPAGTTKSAGYRTSTGRPLGTTRAAGFKTSPGRPLGTTKAAGYKVSPGRPPGSIKSQSRLSKLSYSACSGAAFPFSITHKPGACGAALKEETPTETQKMLLQAPQFLLSSFPVRNQKTPPPISVMPSEAFSPAAVCLDGGQSRNSLTIHSTLPTYS from the exons atgtcacatttaaccCTTTCCGCTCCAGAGTCGACATTACCGCGAG CTCACCCTCACTTCCTGTTTCAGCAGGAAATAGACTGCACTCGCACAGCTGTTTCACGGGATCTTTATGCCGTGTCTCACTTTCTGTGTCCTGGTGTCTGTCAGCAGAAGATGATGCGTCAGGTGTCCAGCAGCGAGTACTGTGTGGACAGCAGGCCGTCGTGTTTAGCCGAGGACGGGAGACTCTCTCCGAGTCACTTTGATCTGTGTCCCACCAAGTTCTATCCGTCTCCTCCTCCTCAGCGCTCGCGACCGATGTGCTTCGCTTACCTGCCGCCTCCGGCCGCCGCCGTCCTCAAACCCACGCCGTGCCAGAGACAGGACCGCCACGAGGAGCCGCCAGTGTCCCCGGGGCCCGCAGCCGCTCAGGGCAGCAACAAGAGTGGGGACTCCAAAAAAAAGGGTGCGTCTGGGAGGTCTGGGAAACGCGGGCGTCCGGCGGGCACCACCAAATCAGCCGGATACAGAACCAGCACCGGCAGACCTCTGGGCACCACCAGAGCCGCCGGCTTCAAGACCAGTCCGGGACGGCCGCTGGGCACCACCAAAGCCGCGGGGTATAAAGTGAGTCCCGGTCGCCCGCCGGGGAGCATAAAGAGCCAGTCCCGCCTGAGCAAACTGAGCTACAGCGCCTGCAGCGGAGCCGCCTTTCCCTTCAGCATCACACACAAACCTGGAGCCTGCGGCGCTGCGCTGAAGGAGGAGACCCCCACAGA AACACAAAAAATGCTGTTACAAGCCCCACAGTTCCTCCTCAGCAGCTTCCCCGTACGAAACCAAAAAACCCCTCCGCCGATCAGCGTCATGCCATCGGAGGCCTTTTCCCCAGCGGCGGTGTGTCTGGACGGCGGTCAGTCGAGAAACAGTCTGACCATCCACAGCACTCTGCCAACATACTCCTGA
- the LOC109073405 gene encoding thioredoxin domain-containing protein 15-like isoform X1, with amino-acid sequence MSPAPDRFRSMAIMLLVAGIARLSRGDVAELPDQADVPQKRFRTAEMADAVMGAAQSAGLEPLPGEACAGGRCEESSPSEALLSAVLHSEAQSQNSTEPAKTYKVSCDRRNITGIERFTVLLLNASQDLMELLNANSTECSLVLFYTTWCQFSANLAPHFNALPRVFPSMHFLALDASQHSRLISAVPSSQSGSLRMLLCSSAAFLSRSVHSLSTRFGTVAVPNILLFQGAKPMARFNQTDRTLETLTSFITNQTGFEAGPDQTVRDEDRVGPLPAAPVKSIDWLFVFSVLFISGFALYAVLCTDSVRWLIPGQDHEHQD; translated from the exons ATGTCCCCAGCACCGGACAGATTCCGCAGTATGGCGATCATGCTGTTAGTCGCCGGGATCGCGCGTCTGTCGCGCGGAG ATGTAGCGGAGCTCCCTGATCAGGCGGATGTGCCGCAGAAGCGCTTCCGGACGGCGGAGATGGCCGACGCGGTGATGGGAGCCGCTCAGTCCGCGGGGCTGGAGCCGCTGCCGGGGGAAGCGTGTGCTGGCGGCCGCTGTGAGGAGAGCAGCCCGTCCGAAGCGCTGCTGTCCGCCGTCCTTCACAGCGAGGCCCAGAGCCAGAACTCCACCGAGCCCGCCAAGACCTACAAAGTCAGCTGCGACCGGAGGAACATCACGGGCATCGAGCGCTTCACGGTGCTGCTGCTCAACGCGTCTCAG GACCTGATGGAGCTCCTGAACGCCAACAGCACTGAATGCTCCCTGGTTCTCTTTTACACCACGTGGTGTCAGTTTTCTGCGAACCTCGCCCCGCACTTCAACGCCCTGCCGCGGgtctttcccagcatgcacttccTGGCGCTGGACGCGTCCCAGCACAGCAGGTTGATCAGTGCCGTTCCCTCGTCGCAGTCCGGCTCGTTGAGGATGCTTCTGTGTTCATCAGCTGcgtttctctctcgctctgttcACAGTCTCTCCACGCGCTTCGGAACCGTGGCCGTGCCCAATATCCTCCTGTTTCAAGGAGCCAAACCCATGGCCAGGTTCAACCAGACGGACAGAACGCTGGAGACGCTGACCTCCTTCATCACTAACCAGACAG GTTTTGAAGCTGGTCCAGATCAGACAGTACGGGACGAGGACCGGGTCGGACCTCTGCCCGCGGCTCCCGTCAAAAGCATCGACTGGCTCTTTGTGTTTTCGGTGCTGTTCATATCCGGCTTCGCTCTCTATGCGGTCCTCTGCACAGACAGCGTTCGCTGGCTCATCCCAGGACAGGACCACGAGCATCAGGACTAG
- the LOC109073405 gene encoding thioredoxin domain-containing protein 15-like isoform X2 gives MSPAPDRFRSMAIMLLVAGIARLSRGDVAELPDQADVPQKRFRTAEMADAVMGAAQSAGLEPLPGEACAGGRCEESSPSEALLSAVLHSEAQSQNSTEPAKTYKVSCDRRNITGIERFTVLLLNASQDLMELLNANSTECSLVLFYTTWCQFSANLAPHFNALPRVFPSMHFLALDASQHSSLSTRFGTVAVPNILLFQGAKPMARFNQTDRTLETLTSFITNQTGFEAGPDQTVRDEDRVGPLPAAPVKSIDWLFVFSVLFISGFALYAVLCTDSVRWLIPGQDHEHQD, from the exons ATGTCCCCAGCACCGGACAGATTCCGCAGTATGGCGATCATGCTGTTAGTCGCCGGGATCGCGCGTCTGTCGCGCGGAG ATGTAGCGGAGCTCCCTGATCAGGCGGATGTGCCGCAGAAGCGCTTCCGGACGGCGGAGATGGCCGACGCGGTGATGGGAGCCGCTCAGTCCGCGGGGCTGGAGCCGCTGCCGGGGGAAGCGTGTGCTGGCGGCCGCTGTGAGGAGAGCAGCCCGTCCGAAGCGCTGCTGTCCGCCGTCCTTCACAGCGAGGCCCAGAGCCAGAACTCCACCGAGCCCGCCAAGACCTACAAAGTCAGCTGCGACCGGAGGAACATCACGGGCATCGAGCGCTTCACGGTGCTGCTGCTCAACGCGTCTCAG GACCTGATGGAGCTCCTGAACGCCAACAGCACTGAATGCTCCCTGGTTCTCTTTTACACCACGTGGTGTCAGTTTTCTGCGAACCTCGCCCCGCACTTCAACGCCCTGCCGCGGgtctttcccagcatgcacttccTGGCGCTGGACGCGTCCCAGCACAGCAG TCTCTCCACGCGCTTCGGAACCGTGGCCGTGCCCAATATCCTCCTGTTTCAAGGAGCCAAACCCATGGCCAGGTTCAACCAGACGGACAGAACGCTGGAGACGCTGACCTCCTTCATCACTAACCAGACAG GTTTTGAAGCTGGTCCAGATCAGACAGTACGGGACGAGGACCGGGTCGGACCTCTGCCCGCGGCTCCCGTCAAAAGCATCGACTGGCTCTTTGTGTTTTCGGTGCTGTTCATATCCGGCTTCGCTCTCTATGCGGTCCTCTGCACAGACAGCGTTCGCTGGCTCATCCCAGGACAGGACCACGAGCATCAGGACTAG
- the LOC122134710 gene encoding pterin-4-alpha-carbinolamine dehydratase 2-like, producing MFTPSALSRITRCYSRAAGMATDWLSSAEREQFLLELKATGWMEVEDRDALHKELHFKSFNQAFGFMCRVALQAEKMNHHPEWFNVYNKVQITLSTHDCGGLSKKDIRLAKFIDKVALSL from the exons ATGTTCACTCCGAGCGCTCTAAGCAGAATAACCCGCTGCTACAGCCGCGCAGCTGGAATG GCCACAGACTGGCTGTCCTCCGCCGAGAGAGAGCAGTTCCTCCTGGAGCTCAAGGCCACTGGATGGATGGAGGTCGAGGACCGCGACGCTCTTCACAAGGAGCTGCACTTCAAAAGCTTTAACCAG GCGTTCGGCTTCATGTGTCGAGTGGCTCTGCAAGCAGAGAAGATGAACCATCATCCGGAGTGGTTCAATGTTTATAACAAG GTCCAGATCACTTTATCGACACATGACTGTGGAGGACTGTCAAAGAAGGACATTCGACTGGCCAAATTCATTGATAAGGTGGCTCTGTCCCTGTAG
- the LOC109088897 gene encoding UPF0461 protein C5orf24 homolog isoform X2 — MMRQVSSSEYCVDSRPSCLAEDGRLSPSHFDLCPTKFYPSPPPQRSRPMCFAYLPPPAAAVLKPTPCQRQDRHEEPPVSPGPAAAQGSNKSGDSKKKGASGRSGKRGRPAGTTKSAGYRTSTGRPLGTTRAAGFKTSPGRPLGTTKAAGYKVSPGRPPGSIKSQSRLSKLSYSACSGAAFPFSITHKPGACGAALKEETPTETQKMLLQAPQFLLSSFPVRNQKTPPPISVMPSEAFSPAAVCLDGGQSRNSLTIHSTLPTYS, encoded by the exons ATGATGCGTCAGGTGTCCAGCAGCGAGTACTGTGTGGACAGCAGGCCGTCGTGTTTAGCCGAGGACGGGAGACTCTCTCCGAGTCACTTTGATCTGTGTCCCACCAAGTTCTATCCGTCTCCTCCTCCTCAGCGCTCGCGACCGATGTGCTTCGCTTACCTGCCGCCTCCGGCCGCCGCCGTCCTCAAACCCACGCCGTGCCAGAGACAGGACCGCCACGAGGAGCCGCCAGTGTCCCCGGGGCCCGCAGCCGCTCAGGGCAGCAACAAGAGTGGGGACTCCAAAAAAAAGGGTGCGTCTGGGAGGTCTGGGAAACGCGGGCGTCCGGCGGGCACCACCAAATCAGCCGGATACAGAACCAGCACCGGCAGACCTCTGGGCACCACCAGAGCCGCCGGCTTCAAGACCAGTCCGGGACGGCCGCTGGGCACCACCAAAGCCGCGGGGTATAAAGTGAGTCCCGGTCGCCCGCCGGGGAGCATAAAGAGCCAGTCCCGCCTGAGCAAACTGAGCTACAGCGCCTGCAGCGGAGCCGCCTTTCCCTTCAGCATCACACACAAACCTGGAGCCTGCGGCGCTGCGCTGAAGGAGGAGACCCCCACAGA AACACAAAAAATGCTGTTACAAGCCCCACAGTTCCTCCTCAGCAGCTTCCCCGTACGAAACCAAAAAACCCCTCCGCCGATCAGCGTCATGCCATCGGAGGCCTTTTCCCCAGCGGCGGTGTGTCTGGACGGCGGTCAGTCGAGAAACAGTCTGACCATCCACAGCACTCTGCCAACATACTCCTGA
- the LOC122134709 gene encoding LOW QUALITY PROTEIN: probable ATP-dependent RNA helicase DDX46 (The sequence of the model RefSeq protein was modified relative to this genomic sequence to represent the inferred CDS: substituted 1 base at 1 genomic stop codon) translates to MFERHCDETMGRESRHYRKRSGSKGPGTKGPGSRSKSRSPDSKRSKKEVRNRREKSRSRERHRSRSRDRKRPRRSRSRDRRRSRSQEHRSRGRSKEKSENTEPSAEKKKMKEEKEEEKPEDQDFDQNTLEEEMRKRKERVEKWREEQRKKAMENIGELKKELEEMKQGKKWSLEDDEDDDEETQAPVEPDEEEEEAEKDGSAGTEEETPMEQEVREELDPLDAYMEEVKEEVKKFNMGTMKGGSDKKGSVYMTKVVTVMKTKKMVHTSKKKGELMENDQDAMEYSSEEEEVDLQTALTGLQTKQRKVLEPVDHQKIEYEPFRKNFYVEVPELFRMSPEEVNEYRLELEGITVKGKGCPKPIKMWVQCGISMKVLSAMKKXVERHNYEKPTPIQAQAIPAIMSGRDLIGIAKTGSGKTIAFLLPMFRHILDQRPLEDAEGPIAVIMTPTRELALQITKECKKFSRSLGLRVVCVYGGTGISEQIAELKRGAEIIVCTPGRMIDMLGANNGRVTNLRRVTYVVMDEADRMFDMGFEPQVMRIVDNFRPDRQTVMFSATFPRSMEALARRILSKPIEVQVGGRSVVCSDVQQHVIVIAEEKKFLKLLEILGHYQEKGSIIIFMDKQEHADGLLKDLMKASYPCMSLHGGIDQYDRDSIINDFKNGACRLLVATSVAARGLDVKQLILVINYSCPNHYEDYVHRAGRTGRAGNKGYAYTFITEEQARYSGDIIKALELSGSPVPSELELLWTNFKEHQKAEGKSIKSSSGFSGKGFKFDETEHALANERKKLQKAALGLHDSDDEDAALDIDEQIESMFNSKKRVKDFSAPGGAAGASAAGVSGSVSGVSGPSTPSAGNIQKLEIAKKLALKIQAQKNLGAEAQDVMQQATNAILRGGTMIAPSVSAKTIAEQQAEKINAKLNYTPVEKQEEERHAAEATDTVKRYEEELEINDFPQTARWKVTSKEALQRIGEYSEAAITIRGTYFPPGKEPKEGERKIYLAIESANELAVQKSKAEITRLIREELIRLQNSYQPSSKNRYKVL, encoded by the exons CAAGGAGAAGTCTGAGAACACAGAGCCGTCCGctgagaagaagaagatgaaggaggagaaggaggaggagaagcCTGAAGAT CAGGACTTTGACCAGAACACTCTGGAGGAggagatgaggaagaggaaggagcGCGTAGAGAAGTGGAGGGAGGAGCAGAGGAAGAAAGCCATGGAGAACATCGGAGAACTCAAGAAGGAGCTGGAGGAGATGAAGCAGGGGAAGAAGTGGAGTCTGGAGGACGATGAGG atgacGATGAGGAGACTCAAGCGCCCGTGGAGCCGGAcgaagaggaagaggaggcagAGAAAGACGGATCGGCTGGGACAGAGGAGGAGACACCGATGGAGCAGGAGGTCAGAGAGGAGCTGGACCCGCTGGACGCTTACATGGAGGAGGTCAAAGAGGAGGTCAAGAAGTTCAACATGGGCACCATGAAAGGAGGCAGCGACAAG AAAGGCAGTGTGTATATGACCAAAGTGGTGACCGTTATGAAGACAAAGAAGATGGTGCACACCAGCAAGAAGAAAGGAGAGCTGATGGAGAACGACCAGGACGCCATGGAG TACTCatcagaggaagaggaagtggaCTTGCAGACGGCCCTCACAGGCTTACAGACCAAACAGAGGAAAGTTCTGGAGCCGGTTGATCATCAGAAGATCGAGTACGAACCCTTCCGCAAGAACTTCTACGTGGAAGTGCCGGAGCTGTTCAGGATGAGCCCTGAAG AGGTGAACGAGTACCGTCTGGAGCTGGAGGGCATCACCGTCAAAGGCAAAGGCTGTCCGAAGCCCATCAAGATGTGGGTGCAGTGCGGGATATCCATGAAAGTGCTGAGCGCGATGAAGAAGTGAGTAGAGCGT CACAACTATGAGAAGCCGACCCCGATCCAGGCCCAGGCCATCCCGGCCATCATGTCTGGACGCGACCTCATCGGCATCGCCAAAACAGGAAGCGGCAAGACCATCGCCTTCCTGCTGCCCATGTTTCGGCACATCTTAGACCAGCGTCCGCTAGAAGATGCTGAAGGACCCATCG CCGTGATCATGACGCCCACGCGTGAGCTGGCTCTACAGATCACCAAAGAGTGCAAGAAGTTCTCCAGGTCTCTGGGtctgcgtgtggtgtgtgtgtacggCGGCACCGGCATCAgcgagcag ATCGCAGAGCTGAAGCGCGGCGCAGAGATCATCGTGTGCACACCGGGACGCATGATAGACATGCTCGGAGCCAACAACG GTCGCGTGACTAACCTGCGCAGGGTCACGTATGTGGTGATGGACGAGGCTGACCGGATGTTCGACATGGGCTTTGAACCGCAG GTGATGCGTATCGTGGATAACTTCAGGCCCGATCGTCAGACCGTCATGTTTTCGGCCACGTTCCCGCGCTCGATGGAGGCTCTGGCGCGCAGGATCCTGTCCAAACCCATCGAGGTGCAGGTGGGCGGCCGGAGCGTGGTGTGTTCAGACGTCCAGCAGCACGTG ATTGTGATCGCGGAGGAGAAGAAGTTCCTGAAGCTGCTGGAGATCCTGGGTCACTATCAGGAGAAGGGCTCCATCATCATCTTCATGGACAAACAGGAGCACGCCGACGGACTCCTCAAAGACCTGATGAAGGCCTCGTACCCCTGCATGTCTCTTCACGGGG GCATCGATCAGTACGACAGAGACAGCATCATCAATGACTTCAAGAACGGCGCGTGTCGGCTGCTGGTGGCCACGTCTGTGGCGGCGCGAGGCCTGGACGTCAAGCAGCTGATCCTGGTGATCAACTACAGCTGTCCCAACCACTATGAGGACTACGTGCACCGCGCCGGACGCACGGGACGAGCCGGGAACAAG GGTTACGCGTACACCTTCATCACTGAAGAACAGGCCCGCTACTCTGGAGACATCATCAAAGCGCTGGAGCTGTCCGGATCCCCCGTCCCGTCGGAGCTCGAGCTGCTCTGGACCAACTTCAAAGAGCACCAGAAAGCC GAGGGGAAGAGCATCAAGAGCAGCAGTGGATTCTCTGGGAAGGGCTTTAAGTTCGATGAGACGGAGCATGCGCTGGCTAACGAGAGGAAGAAGCTGCAGAAGGCTGCGTTAGGCCTGCATGACTCTGACGACGAGGATGCGGCTCTGGAC ATCGACGAGCAGATCGAGAGCATGTTCAACTCCAAGAAGCGTGTGAAGGACTTCTCTGCTCCGGGCGGCGCTGCGGGAGCGTCTGCAGCCGGCGTGAGCGGATCCGTGTCCGGTGTGTCCGGCCCTAGCACTCCGTCCGCCGGGAACATCCAGAAACTGGAGATCGCCAAGAAACTGGCCCTCAAGATCCAGGCGCAGAAGAACCTCGGCGCGGAGGCTCAG GATGTGATGCAGCAGGCCACAAACGCCATCCTGCGCGGCGGGACGATGATCGCGCCCTCCGTCTCGGCCAAGACCATCGCGGAGCAGCAGGCGGAGAAGATCAACGCCAAACTGAACTACACACCGGTGGAGAAGCAGGAGGAGGAGCGGCATGCCGCCGAGGCCACGGACACCGTCAAGAGATACGAGGAGGAGCTGGAGATCAACGACTTCCCTCAG ACGGCGAGGTGGAAGGTGACGTCTAAGGAGGCTCTTCAGCGCATCGGAGAGTATTCGGAGGCGGCCATCACTATACGAGGAACATACTTCCCTCCGGGCAAAGAGCCCAAAGAGGGGGAGCGCAAGATCTACCTGGCCATCGAGA GTGCGAACGAGCTGGCCGTGCAGAAGTCCAAAGCAGAAATCACACGGCTGATCCGAGAGGAGCTGATCCGTCTG CAAAACTCCTACCAGCCCAGCAGCAAGAACAGATACAAGGTTCTGTAG